A window of the Phaseolus vulgaris cultivar G19833 chromosome 5, P. vulgaris v2.0, whole genome shotgun sequence genome harbors these coding sequences:
- the LOC137835141 gene encoding uncharacterized protein, translating into MQSVSSLASMEVDLSDTEPETINGGSKAKKSKQRKRKSFMVDEEGQMGSREKLAKKILLSLTRPSYVMGLGPKPLRKEHRTRLRYLLRRLVNQHHWVAASGVLSAYMKGTVNDTSPFRNRLKFWVLMELLKHVRNNSINPTRIKNLYDIWSKKIGSMKTWPLQSRYVVHLEFIFFCLMQGNAGEAYQLALCIEKDEADIDPVSKMMMGLTFYELWFSSIPKEFQWRNSDQFYLQENSHMETSVTNKTGQSERYNSVESHMVDSHSQHDSDASIMNDKHISRDVVFSKDMEVGTNKREKPHQNFQPEGFYLNSEEQKGFGDPFSNSGGLTEDILYGLGGLDLWLLPLHFSDESNFEEFMYMQRNQPNDYYKNSVKYLQLALNSEPSASAALLPLVQLLLIGGQVDEALNMIEKQCCNTASVLPLRVRAALLERFDRNNSVMLLSCFENILKKDPTCSDVLAKLIKMHQNGEYNLESLLEMIALHLDVTDSEHNTWKVFSSCFLRLFSYEEDCMSSCPIQTEYGHKQHRSFNKPPKIFTDGTSGKSWYLRCRWWITRHFSNSKLESEIESGDLQLLTCKAACASYMYGREFSYVEKAFSHLEKENDKELLLFLDEHRGNSLGIYKKFRKKLHI; encoded by the exons ATGCAAAGTGTCTCTAGTTTGGCATCAATGGAAGTTGATCTGTCAGACACAGAACCGGAGACCATTAATGGCGGTTCCAAGGCGAAGAAATCAAAGCAGCGTAAGAGGAAGAGTTTCATGGTGGACGAGGAAGGGCAAATGGGGTCGCGAGAGAAGCTGGCAAAAAAAATCTTGTTGTCTCTTACGAGGCCTTCCTATGTCATGGGATTGGGTCCCAAACCTCTGAGGAAGGAACATCGTACAAGGTTGCGCTACCTGCTCCGGAGGCTCGTCAACCAGCATCACTGGGTCGCAGCCAGTGGTGTTCTAAGTGCCTACATGAAGGGCACAGTTAATGACACCTCTCCCTTCAGAAATCGTCTGAAGTTTTGG GTTTTAATGGAGCTTCTTAAGCATGTGAGAAACAATTCTATTAATCCCACAAGAATCAAGAACCTCTATGATATTTGGTCGAAGAAAATTGGATCAATGAAGACTTGGCCTTTACAG AGCAGATATGTAGTCCATTTGGAGTTCATTTTTTTCTGTCTTATGCAAGGCAATGCAGGGGAGGCATACCAGCTTGCTTTATg CATTGAGAAAGACGAAGCTGATATTGATCCTGTGTCAAAGATGATGATGGGTTTGACATTCTATGAGCTGTGGTTTTCTTCTATCCCCAAAGAATTCCAGTGGAGAAACTCAGACCAGTTTTACTTGCAAGAGAACTCACATATGGAGACCTCAGTTACCAATAAAACTGGACAGTCAGAACGGTATAATTCAGTTGAATCCCACATGGTTGACTCCCATTCACAACATGATTCAGATGCCTCTATCATGAATGATAAGCATATATCTAGGGATGTTGTATTCAGTAAAGACATGGAGGTTGGTActaataaaagagaaaaaccaCATCAGAACTTTCAGCCAGAAGGTTTTTACTTAAATTCTGAAGAGCAAAAAGGATTTGGAGATCCTTTTTCTAACAGTGGAGGTCTTACAGAGGATATCTTATATGGTCTTG GGGGACTTGATTTGTGGTTGTTGCCCTTGCATTTTTCTGATGAGAGCAATTTCGAGGAGTTCATGTATATGCAAAGAAATCAGCCTAATGACTATTACAAAAATTCAGTGAAATATTTACAACTCGCACTGAACTCTGAACCTTCTGCTTCAGCAGCATTACTTCCATTGGTACAG CTTTTGCTAATTGGAGGACAAGTTGATGAGGCTCTAAATATGATTGAGAAGCAGTGCTGTAATACAGCCTCTGTACTCCCACTAAG AGTGAGGGCAGCTCTCTTGGAGCGTTTTGATCGAAACAACTCTGTCATGCTTCTTAGCTGTTTTGAGAATATATTGAAGAAGGATCCAACATGCAGTGATGTCTTAGCTAAACTTATCAAGATGCACCAAAATG GAGAGTACAATCTTGAGTCTCTGCTGGAAATGATTGCTTTACATTTAGATGTTACAGATTCAGAACACAATACGTGGAAGGTCTTCTCTTCATGTTTCTTAAGACTGTTTTCCTACGAAGAAGACTGCATGTCTTCATGCCCCATTCAAACTGAATATGGACACAAACAACATCGTTCCTTTAACAAACCCCCTAAAATATTTACGGATGGCACATCAGGAAAATCTTGGTATCTTCGTTGTAGGTGGTGGATAACAAGACATTTCAGCAATAGCAAGCTAGAATCAGAGATTGAATCAG GTGATTTGCAGTTACTGACATGCAAAGCAGCATGTGCATCGTATATGTATGGACGCGAGTTCAGCTATGTTGAGAAGGCTTTTTCTCAtttagagaaagaaaatgataaggAGTTGTTGTTGTTCTTGGATGAGCACAGGGGAAATTCTTTaggaatttataaaaaatttcgtAAGAAATTAcacatataa
- the LOC137835142 gene encoding increased DNA methylation 1, translated as MLISNEVEDLFDDNFEGSNEERQIFSEVFSGDDIFQSTQKCLVPGVISFEHESAKNTFKSFCSSNENSVALDPSSSRLTHPEEENFNVIQHSKEAALGCVPESLICEDQNDEDVNVKRMKFSLHELACSRSDSEKNLSSSRLSKVAVSNLSSVATGCNSEPIAFRLVESSKDGVISSCYLLNHNNLNKQAVKDDVDVTNFNTATADRHIAKEVSVSKAAASPVSQESFASRLVITSPSITVVKKAGSPLNPEEMPESTNGDISNSPSMLQEEDPRTILQFQIVQLLTMAGWTIEKRQRPSRRYPESVYRTPEGKPIREFTKAWRICGELLSVDKCNLMCRDYKEWTDISQFWSDLSSALINVEKTKMQSEDPDAMLAYRWWLLDPFVVVIFVDRKIGALKKGEVVKATWTLVSSKYKVACAPIDSSSGNSNQVPGGSNVNAVHQAKIRSSRSLDKQSSDGHVPMDTSEENNASGVSYGLVNSHGSRTVQQSECSEEEGGKILVDSAFGKDSTYSVSNVILRKKMRRKCKRVSEIKMSMFCHGDMLGSTVTDQVQSLDGEACGLEEVQNYLVDNAGKKRSCRKLSSFSAIQRNTRKTNGSITGTDRSNRCHIKDDDLLVSAIFRNKDFGPKAIRGSSRAKSCKSRGQRKLKSQKGRCRLLPRNPCSAGKYNKDCNRSYLGSRTILSWLIDNGVISLNDVIQYRNTKDNVVIKDGRITKDGIICICCGKVLTLSEFKLHAGFTLNRPCVNIFMESGEPFTLCLLQAWSAEYKARKSLNLVVQTDDNDKNDDSCGLCGEGGELICCDNCPSTFHVACLSTQDIPDGDWYCANCTCRICGNLVIDKDTSDLHDLLQCSQCEHKYHETCLKVRETPEGAVSDIWFCGQSCQEVYSGLQSQVGLVNQVADGISWTLLRCIHDDQKVHSTQWFALKAVCNTKLAVALTIMEECFVSMLDPRTGIHMIPQVLYNWGSEFARLNFQGFYTMVLEKQDVLVSVASIRVHGTAVAEMPLIATCSRYRRQGMCRLLVTAIEEMLTSFKVERLVISAIPDLVETWTKGFGFKPVDDVERKKLNKFNLMIFPGTVFLEKPLHGEMKNEDETGLCDESTQATDESVKVGIGSEGMAITDSLLQDVVNITTANQIEPKSEHEPLDGKNQSDHKAGSDTLRKDNTQPVDTALQAKESTEISSTCFTEEIIQLTVSAGSEKSIEENSVKELGTCNKVEMESDTVRQSSENFCAIKDGAEPSIRVVEDKNIKIGEGQENALQGPFSNLSCKTFLGSNFDTDSSIECSVMYDETAFFGTFAKSAS; from the exons ATGTTGATCAGCAACGAGGTAGAAGATTTGTTTGATGATAACTTTGAAGGATCTAACGAAGAAAGACAGATTTTTTCAGAGGTCTTTTCTGGTGATGACATTTTTCAGTCTACTCAGAAGTGTCTTGTTCCTGGAGTTATCAGCTTTGAACATGAATCTGCTAAAAACACATTTAAATCATTCTGCTCTAGTAACGAAAACTCAGTTGCATTGGATCCCTCGTCATCTAGACTTACACACCCTGAAGAGGAGAACTTTAATGTAATTCAGCATTCCAAAGAGGCTGCTCTGGGATGTGTGCCAGAGAGTTTGATTTGTGAAGACCAGAATGACGAGGATGTGAATGTCAAACGAATGAAATTTTCTCTGCATGAACTTGCTTGTAGTAGATCTGATTCAGAAAAAAATTTGAGTTCATCACGACTTTCAAAAGTAGCAGTTTCTAACCTGTCTTCTGTTGCTACAGGCTGTAATAGTGAACCAATTGCATTTCGTTTGGTTGAATCATCCAAAGATGGTGTGATATCCAGTTGTTATCTATTGAACcataacaatttaaataaacaaGCTGTTAAGGATGATGTAGATGTTACAAATTTTAACACAGCAACAGCAGACAGACATATTGCAAAAGAAGTGTCTGTAAGTAAAGCAGCTGCTTCTCCTGTTTCCCAGGAAAGCTTTGCGAGCAGGCTTGTAATTACAAGTCCGTCAATCACTGTTGTGAAGAAGGCTGGGTCTCCTTTAAATCCTGAGGAAATGCCGGAATCTACTAATGGGGACATCTCAAATTCACCCTCAATGCTACAGGAAGAGGACCCTCGTACTATTCTGCAGTTTCAGATTGTTCAGTTGCTTACGATGGCAGGGTGGACTATTGAGAAGCGTCAACGGCCTAGCAGACGTTATCCAGAGTCAGTTTACAGGACACCAGAGGGAAAGCCTATTCGGGAATTTACAAAGGCTTGGAGAATATGTGGTGAGCTATTGTCTGTTGACAAATGCAATTTAATGTGCAGAGATTATAAGGAATGGACTGATATTAGTCAATTCTGGTCTGATCTATCCAGTGCACTGATAAATGTTGAAAAAACAAAGATGCAGTCAGAAGACCCTGATGCTATGTTGGCTTATCGATGGTGGCTTTTGGATCCGTTTGTAGTTGTTATATTTGTTGATAGAAAGATTGGTGCCCTGAAAAAGGGAGAGGTAGTgaaagcaacttggactttagTTTCTAGTAAGTATAAGGTGGCATGTGCTCCCATTGATTCGAGCTCTGGAAATTCGAATCAGGTACCTGGAGGGTCTAATGTAAATGCTGTTCACCAAGCCAAAATTAGAAGTTCTAGAAGTCTTGATAAGCAGAGTTCAGATGGGCATGTGCCAATGGACACGTCAGAAGAAAATAACGCTTCTGGTGTGAGCTATGGCCTGGTTAATTCTCATGGCTCAAGGACTGTGCAACAGTCTGAATGTAGTGAGGAAGAGGGTGGGAAAATCTTAGTAGATTCTGCATTTGGGAAAGATAGCACATATTCTGTTTCTAATGTTattcttagaaagaaaatgcGAAGGAAGTGCAAAAGGGTATCTGAAATTAAAATGAGTATGTTCTGCCATGGTGACATGCTGGGCTCAACTGTCACTGATCAGGTGCAGTCACTAGATGGTGAAGCATGTGGTTTGGAAGAGGTCCAGAATTATCTAGTTGACAATGCTGGAAAGAAAAGAAGCTGCAGAAAGTTATCATCTTTCAGTGCAATTCAGAGAAATACCAGGAAAACAAACGGCTCCATAACTGGAACGGATAGGTCTAACAGATGCCATATTAAAGATGATGATTTATTGGTGTCTGCAATATTCAGGAATAAGGACTTCGGCCCAAAGGCAATCCGGGGAAGTTCTAGAGCTAAATCCTGCAAATCAAGGGGCCAGAGAAAGCTTAAAAGCCAAAAGGGTCGTTGCAGGTTGCTGCCAAGGAACCCCTGTAGTGCAGGGAAGTACAATAAGGACTGTAATAGGTCTTATTTGGGTTCAAGGACAATATTGTCCTGGTTAATTGATAATGGGGTCATATCTTTAAATGATGTGATTCAATACCGAAATACTAAGGATAATGTTGTTATTAAGGATGGCAGGATCACCAAAGATGGTATTATATGTATATGTTGTGGTAAGGTGCTTACATTATCTGAGTTCAAGTTGCATGCTGGGTTTACATTGAATCGCCCCTGCGTAAATATTTTTATGGAATCTGGCGAGCCCTTTACATTGTGCCTCCTTCAAGCTTGGTCAGCTGAATACAAAGCCAGGAAAAGTCTGAATCTAGTTGTGCAGACTGATGATAATGACAAAAATGATGATTCATGCGGGTTGTGTGGTGAAGGGGGTGAGCTGATATGTTGTGATAATTGTCCATCTACTTTCCACGTAGCTTGTTTGTCCACTCAG GATATCCCAGATGGTGACTGGTACTGTGCAAACTGCACTTGTAGGATATGTGGAAATTTGGTTATTGATAAAGACACTTCAGATCTGCATGATTTGTTACAATGTTCACAGTGTGAACATAAAT ATCACGAGACATGCCTTAAAGTAAGAGAAACACCAGAAGGAGCAGTCTCGGACATTTGGTTTTGTGGTCAGAGTTGTCAGGAG GTGTACTCTGGACTTCAATCTCAGGTGGGGTTAGTTAATCAAGTTGCTGATGGCATCTCATGGACGCTTCTTAGATGCATTCATGATGACCAAAAAGTTCATTCTACACAGTGGTTTGCCCTAAAGGCAGTATGCAATACGAAATTAGCAGTTGCTCTTACTATCATGGAGGAGTGTTTTGTGTCAATGCTTGATCCAAGGACAGGCATCCACATGATACCTCAAGTTTTATACAACTGGGG GTCTGAGTTTGCTCGTCTGAATTTTCAAGGGTTTTACACCATGGTATTGGAAAAACAGGATGTGTTAGTATCTGTAGCATCTATTAG GGTGCATGGAACTGCAGTAGCAGAGATGCCTCTAATTGCTACTTGCAGTCGGTATCGTCGCCAGGGAATGTGCCGATTGCTTGTGACTGCTATCGAAGAG ATGTTAACATCTTTCAAGGTGGAAAGGCTTGTGATATCAGCCATTCCTGATTTGGTTGAGACATGGACTAAGGGCTTTGGATTCAAACCCGTTGATGATGTTGAAAGGAAAAAATTGAATAAGTTTAACTTGATGATCTTTCCTGGGACAGTGTTTCTTGAGAAACCGTTACACGGAGAGATGAAAAATGAAG ATGAAACAGGACTGTGTGATGAATCAACTCAAGCAACTGATGAATCAGTCAAAGTAGGTATCGGTTCTGAAGGAATGGCCATTACTGACTCATTGCTACAAGATGTTGTAAACATAACTACTGCCaatcaaattgaaccaaagtcagaACATGAACCTTTGGATGGTAAAAATCAGTCTGACCATAAAGCTGGCAGTGATACCCTCAGAAAAGACAATACACAACCTGTTGACACTGCATTACAAGCCAAAGAATCAACAGAAATAAGTAGTACCTGTTTTACAGAAGAGATCATCCAGTTGACAGTGTCAGCTGGGTCAGAGAAATCTATTGAAGAGAACAGTGTGAAGGAACTCGGAACATGCAACAAAGTGGAAATGGAAAGTGATACAGTGCGGCAATCTAGTGAGAATTTTTGTGCTATAAAAGATGGTGCTGAACCAAGTATAAGGGTTGTTGAGGACAAGAATATCAAAATAGGTGAGGGTCAGGAAAATGCTTTGCAGGGCCCTTTTTCAAATCTTTCCTGCAAAACATTTCTAGGCAGCAATTTTGACACGGATTCCAGTATTGAATGCTCAGTGATGTATGATGAAACAGCTTTTTTTGGAACATTTGCAAAGTCTGCAAGCTGA